From the Tripterygium wilfordii isolate XIE 37 chromosome 6, ASM1340144v1, whole genome shotgun sequence genome, one window contains:
- the LOC120000983 gene encoding N-acetyltransferase 9-like protein isoform X1, producing MEVSLEGSRVILVPYMEAHVPKYHQWMQDPDLLRATGSEPLSIDEEYQMQLSWNQDPLKRTFIVLDGELVEGEFVLGDPHVEAMVGDVNVFMNDLDDPQMAEIEIMIAEPKSRGKGLGKESVLMMMAYVVEKLRINVFRAKIAESNGASLIMFRKLGFEESSYSEAFKEITLELPITRQKREELLHLSGKVLAHS from the exons ATGGAAGTGAGTTTGGAGGGATCGAGAGTGATACTGGTACCGTACATGGAGGCTCACGTTCCAAAGTACCACCAGTGGATGCAGGACCCTGATCTCCTCCGAGCGACAGGGTCGGAgcctctctccatcgatgaggaGTACCAGATGCAACTCTCCTGGAACCAGGATCCTCTCA AGCGTACTTTCATTGTTTTGGACGGAGAATTGGTCGAGGGAGAATTCGTTCTTGGAGATCCTCATGTAGAAG CCATGGTAGGTGATGTAAATGTATTCATGAATGACTTGGATGATCCTCAAATGGCCGAGATTGAAATAATGATAGCTGAACCAAAAAG CCGTGGCAAAGGACTTGGTAAGGAGTCTGTCTTGATGATGATGGCCTATGTCGTCGAGAAGTTGAGGATTAATGTCTTCCGTGCAAAAATTGCTGAATCAAATGGAGCTTCTCTGATTATGTTTCGAAAattg GGATTTGAAGAGTCCTCCTACAGTGAAGCATTCAAAGAG ATTACGCTGGAATTACCAATAACTAGACAGAAGCGTGAGGAACTGCTACATTTGTCTGGTAAAGTACTTGCACATTCTTAG
- the LOC119999855 gene encoding putative MO25-like protein At5g47540, with amino-acid sequence MKGLFKPKPRSPSELVQHTRELLLYVDRNTETRERKREEKMCELGKSILEMRTVLFGDGQSEPNPDACAQLTREFFKEDMLRLLIICIPTLETGARQNSTHVIANLQRQRVHSELIASEYLQKNLDLMDILLPGYENGDIALTYGAIARECIRHQSVASYVLESDHIKKFFEYVQIPHFDIASDAQATFKELLTRHKSTVAEFLSINYEWFFQEYNTQLLESTSYITRRHALKLLGNMLLDRSNSSVMIRYVSSLGNMRILMNLFRDSNKTIQLETFHVFKLFVANQNKPPEIISVIVKNRSKLLMFLGDLKLDKEDEQFEADKSQVMDEIANLETDGRSCADSDNCESEIDC; translated from the exons ATGAAGGGGCTATTCAAGCCGAAGCCACGGTCGCCGTCGGAGCTCGTACAGCACACCCGTGAGCTTCTCCTCTATGTGGACCGCAACACGGAGACTCGCGAGCGCAAACGCGAGGAAAAG ATGTGTGAACTAGGCAAATCTATCCTCGAGATGAGAACAGTCCTTTTTGGCGACGGTCAGTCCGAGCCAAATCCTGATGCTTGTGCGCAATTGACTCGAGAGTTTTTCAAAGAGGACATGCTCCGGCTTCTTATCATTTGTATACCGACACTGGAGACAGGG GCTCGGCAAAATTCTACACATGTGATAGCAAATTTGCAAAGACAAAGGGTTCATTCAGAGTTAATTGCTTCAGAATATTTGCAGAAAAATTTAGATCTTATGGATATTTTGCTACCTGG CTATGAAAATGGTGACATTGCCCTAACCTATGGAGCAATTGCAAGGGAGTGCATACGCCACCAGAGTGTGGCAAG TTATGTTTTGGAATCAGACCACATAAAGAAGTTTTTTGAGTACGTACAAATCCCACATTTTGACATAGCATCTGATGCTCAGGCAACTTTTAAA GAGCTTTTGACGAGGCACAAGTCTACTGTTGCTGAATTTCTTTCCATAAATTATGAGTGG TTCTTCCAAGAATATAATACGCAGTTGCTTGAATCTACCAGTTACATAACCAGGCGGCATGCCCTCAAG CTGCTGGGAAATATGTTACTTGATCGGTCAAATTCTTCAGTGATGATTCGCTATGTGAGCTCCTTAGGTAACATGAGGATCTTGATGAATCTTTTCAGG GATTCAAACAAAACGATACAATTAGAAACCTTTCACGTGTTCAAG CTTTTTGTGGCAAATCAAAATAAGCCTCCTGAGATCATCAGTGTTATTGTCAAAAATCGGAGCAAGCTCCTGATGTTTTTAGGTGACTTAAAACTTGATAAAG AGGATGAGCAGTTTGAAGCAGACAAATCTCAAGTTATGGATGAGATTGCTAATCTTGAAACGGATGGTCGCTCTTGCGCAGATTCAGACAATTGTGAGAGTGAGATTGATTGCTGA
- the LOC120000982 gene encoding cytochrome b561 and DOMON domain-containing protein At2g04850, whose amino-acid sequence MLRTPFNPFSHTKSSTMLILFVFLLLSFTSRTAFSTHCTTVTATKTFQKCMTLPTQQASIAWTFHAHNATLDLVFFGSFISPSGWVGWGINPSSAQMTGTRALIAFPDPNSGQLVLLPYILDPTVKLQKSPILSTPLDVHLISSAAALYGGKMATIHNGAAVQIFATLRLVPNKTKIHCVWNRGLYVQGFSPTIHPTTSNDLSSIATIDVLSGFTAGQHTNVKTLRTVHGAINAVSWGILLPIGAVTARYLRHIESIGPAWFYAHSGVQLFATFLGTVGFAIGIRLGDLSAGVVYGLHRKLGFAVFCLGSLQTLALLFRPKTTNKFRKYWKSYHHFVGYACVVLGVVNVFQGFEVMGAGGSYAKLAYCLCLSSLIGVCIALEVNSWVVFCRKSKEDKMRREGLITGSDKGSESRHSHS is encoded by the coding sequence ATGTTAAGAACACCTTTCAATCCCTTCTCACACACAAAATCCTCCACCATGCTCATCCTCTTtgtcttcctcctcctctcctTCACCTCACGCACCGCCTTCTCCACCCATTGCACCACCGTCACCGCCACCAAAACTTTCCAAAAATGCATGACACTCCCTACCCAACAAGCCTCCATAGCATGGACTTTCCACGCCCATAATGCCACTCTAGACCTTGTTTTCTTCGGATCCTTCATTTCACCATCCGGGTGGGTCGGGTGGGGAATTAACCCTTCATCCGCTCAAATGACCGGAACCCGTGCCTTAATAGCATTCCCGGATCCAAATTCGGGCCAATTAGTATTGTTACCTTATATTCTTGACCCGACCGTCAAACTCCAAAAATCGCCAATCCTCTCTACCCCTCTCGACGTGCACCTCATCTCCTCCGCCGCCGCCTTGTACGGTGGAAAAATGGCCACCATTCACAACGGTGCGGCGGTCCAAATCTTCGCTACATTAAGACTTGTACCAAACAAAACGAAAATTCACTGCGTGTGGAACAGGGGACTCTACGTCCAAGGCTTCTCCCCCACAATCCACCCAACAACCTCCAACGATCTCTCCTCAATTGCCACCATCGACGTCTTGTCCGGCTTCACGGCGGGCCAACACACCAATGTCAAAACCCTAAGAACCGTTCACGGAGCCATAAACGCCGTTTCGTGGGGTATTTTGCTTCCAATTGGGGCTGTTACCGCAAGATATTTGCGTCACATAGAATCAATTGGGCCTGCGTGGTTTTACGCCCACTCGGGTGTTCAACTTTTCGCTACCTTTCTGGGTACTGTTGGATTCGCGATTGGCATTAGGCTTGGCGACTTATCGGCAGGAGTGGTTTACGGGTTGCATAGGAAGCTAGGGTTCGCGGTGTTCTGTTTGGGTTCTCTGCAGACATTGGCGCTGTTGTTTAGGCCCAAGACTACGAACAAATTTAGGAAGTATTGGAAGtcttaccatcattttgtgggttATGCGTGCGTAGTTTTGGGGGTTGTGAATGTTTTTCAGGGATTTGAAGTGATGGGAGCTGGCGGGTCTTATGCCAAGTTGGCTTATTGCTTGTGCCTTTCGAGTTTGATAGGGGTGTGCATAGCTTTGGAGGTGAATTCTTGGGTGGTTTTTTGTAGGAAGTCGAAGGAGGATAAGATGAGAAGAGAAGGATTGATTACTGGTTCTGATAAAGGGAGTGAGAGTCGCCATAGCCATAGTTGA
- the LOC120000273 gene encoding cytochrome b561 and DOMON domain-containing protein At5g35735-like, which yields MSRSYVTLLFSCILISLCFPNSSAQTCGSQSFSSNTVYSTCVDLTVLNSFLHWNYNQTASTAEIAFRHTGTDDTRWVAWALNPSSQSMAGSQAIVAFYNSSGVVHAYTSPITGTGGTTLDEGTLSFGVSGISATLENGEMTIFATLQLTDSLLSTNQVWQEGPMSGGAPIIHSTSGDNMRSVGTIDFTTGQTSAGGGSITSRQKKRNIHGVLNAVSWGTLMPMGAIIARYLKVFKSADPAWFYIHIACQTSAYIVGVAGWGTGMKLGSDSAGTQYNTHRNIGIILFSLGTLQVFALLLRPNKDHKFRLYWNIYHYAVGYAVIILSIINIFEGFKVLDGQKNWRTAYTVVIIVLGCIAVVLEAFTWFIVLKRKRVGSDKHGANGANGVNGYGARTNHAEV from the exons ATGTCTAGATCATATGTAACTCTGTTGTTTTCTTGCATTCtcatctctctctgttttccCAACTCCTCAGCTCAAACCTGTGGCTCTCAATCTTTCTCAAGTAACACAGTATACAGTACATGTGTAGACCTTACTGTGCTCAACTCCTTCCTCCACTGGAATTATAATCAAACCGCCAGTACAGCCGAAATCGCCTTCAGGCACACCGGAACTGACGACACAAGATGGGTTGCGTGGGCTTTAAACCCAAGTAGCCAAAGCATGGCTGGTTCACAGGCAATTGTGGCATTCTATAATTCTAGTGGTGTAGTCCATGCTTATACTTCTCCAATAACTGGCACTGGGGGCACAACACTTGATGAAGGGACTTTGAGTTTTGGGGTTTCTGGGATTTCAGCTACGCTTGAAAATGGAGAGATGACAATTTTCGCTACTTTGCAGCTCACCGATTCATTGTTGTCTACAAACCAGGTTTGGCAAGAAGGTCCAATGAGTGGAGGTGCTCCTATTATACATTCTACATCTGGTGATAATATGAGGTCTGTTGGGACTATTGATTTTACGACTGGACAAACAAGTGCTGGTGGAGGAAGTATCACCTCcagacaaaagaaaagaaac ATTCATGGAGTGCTAAACGCTGTGAGTTGGGGAACTCTGATGCCAATGGGAGCCATAATTGCTAGGTACTTGAAGGTGTTTAAGTCAGCTGACCCGGCATGGTTTTACATACACATTGCTTGTCAAACTTCTGCTTATATTGTTGGCGTTGCTGGTTGGGGAACTGGTATGAAGCTTGGCAGTGATTCTGCTGGGACTCAGTATAATACTCACAGGAACATTGGCATAATCCTCTTCAGCCTTGGAACCCTTCAG GTGTTTGCTTTGCTTTTGAGGCCAAATAAGGATCACAAATTCAGATTGTACTGGAACATCTACCACTACGCCGTTGGTTATGCTGTCATCATTTTGAGCATCATTAACATATTCGAAGGATTCAAAGTCTTGGATGGCCAGAAGAATTGGAGAACAGCTTATACAGTTGTGATCATAGTTTTGGGTTGCATTGCTGTTGTGTTGGAAGCATTTACATGGTTCATTGTCCTCAAGAGGAAGAGAGTGGGTTCTGACAAGCATGGCGCAAATGGTGCAAATGGTGTTAATGGATATGGTGCCAGGACAAACCACGCAGAGGTTTAG
- the LOC120000983 gene encoding N-acetyltransferase 9-like protein isoform X2 → MEVSLEGSRVILVPYMEAHVPKYHQWMQDPDLLRATGSEPLSIDEEYQMQLSWNQDPLKRTFIVLDGELVEGEFVLGDPHVEGDVNVFMNDLDDPQMAEIEIMIAEPKSRGKGLGKESVLMMMAYVVEKLRINVFRAKIAESNGASLIMFRKLGFEESSYSEAFKEITLELPITRQKREELLHLSGKVLAHS, encoded by the exons ATGGAAGTGAGTTTGGAGGGATCGAGAGTGATACTGGTACCGTACATGGAGGCTCACGTTCCAAAGTACCACCAGTGGATGCAGGACCCTGATCTCCTCCGAGCGACAGGGTCGGAgcctctctccatcgatgaggaGTACCAGATGCAACTCTCCTGGAACCAGGATCCTCTCA AGCGTACTTTCATTGTTTTGGACGGAGAATTGGTCGAGGGAGAATTCGTTCTTGGAGATCCTCATGTAGAAG GTGATGTAAATGTATTCATGAATGACTTGGATGATCCTCAAATGGCCGAGATTGAAATAATGATAGCTGAACCAAAAAG CCGTGGCAAAGGACTTGGTAAGGAGTCTGTCTTGATGATGATGGCCTATGTCGTCGAGAAGTTGAGGATTAATGTCTTCCGTGCAAAAATTGCTGAATCAAATGGAGCTTCTCTGATTATGTTTCGAAAattg GGATTTGAAGAGTCCTCCTACAGTGAAGCATTCAAAGAG ATTACGCTGGAATTACCAATAACTAGACAGAAGCGTGAGGAACTGCTACATTTGTCTGGTAAAGTACTTGCACATTCTTAG
- the LOC120000441 gene encoding heterogeneous nuclear ribonucleoprotein 1-like, whose translation MMQSDNGKLFIGGISWDTDEERLKEYFSTFGEVVEAVIMKDRTTGRARGFGFVVFADPAVAERVIKEKHNIDGRMVEAKKAVPRDDQNILNRSSGSIHGSPGQGRTRKIFVGGLASTVTENDFKKYFDQFGTITDVVVMYDHTTQRPRGFGFITYDMEEAVDKVLMKTFHELNGKMVEVKRAVPKELSPGPSRSPLGGYNYGLSRVNSFLNGYTQGYTPNTSGGYGLMMDGRFSPVAGGRSGFPPFGSGYGIGMNFEHGLSPTYGASANFSNNLSYGRGSSPYYIGNTSRYGSPIGYDGGNGGNTSFFSSVTRNLWGNGGLNYSTSSGSSSAYIESGSGSLGGSGFGNSGVNWGASGISAQGGGANVSTNSANLGYGGGDNSFGLGTGGYGRNTGNSAVPTSSYAASNGGFDGAFADLYGGGSDYGDTTWRSSNSDQDGSGSFGYGLGNATSDVPVKTSPGYVGGYSVNKRQPNRGIAA comes from the exons ATGATGCAATCTGATAATGGCAAGCTTTTCATTGGTGGCATTTCTTGGGACACCGATGAAGAGCGCCTCAAGGAGTACTTCAGTACTTTCGGGGAGGTGGTGGAGGCAGTGATAATGAAGGATCGGACTACAGGGCGTGCCCGTGGTTTTGGTTTTGTAGTTTTTGCTGACCCAGCTGTAGCAGAGAGAGTCATTAAGGAGAAGCACAACATTGATGGCAGGATG GTTGAGGCAAAAAAGGCTGTTCCTAGGGATGATCAGAACATTCTGAATAGGAGCAGTGGTAGCATCCATGGTTCTCCTGGTCAAGGCCGCACAAGAAAGATATTTGTAGGAGGTTTAGCATCCACAGTCACAGAGAATGATTTTAAGAAATACTTTGATCAGTTTGGAACGATCACCGATGTTGTGGTGATGTATGATCACACCACTCAGCGGCCTAGAGGCTTCGGTTTTATTACTTATGACATGGAGGAGGCAGTGGACAAAGTGCTAATGAAGACCTTTCACGAACTGAACGGTAAGATGGTTGAGGTTAAGCGCGCAGTTCCAAAAGAGTTGTCTCCAGGTCCCAGTCGCAGCCCACTAGGTGGGTATAACTATGGTCTGAGTAGGGTCAATAGCTTCCTTAATGGTTACACTCAGGGATATACTCCTAATACATCTGGGGGCTACGGGCTAATGATGGATGGTAGATTCAGTCCAGTTGCTGGTGGTAGAAGTGGCTTCCCCCCATTTGGTTCTGGTTATGGAATTGGCATGAATTTTGAGCATGGATTGAGCCCGACCTATGGAGCAAGTGCCAATTTTAGTAATAATTTAAGCTATGGAAGGGGTTCAAGCCCTTATTATATTGGCAATACAAGTAGATATGGAAGTCCTATTGGATATGATGGAGGTAATGGAGGAAATACTTCATTTTTCAGCTCAGTTACTAGGAACTTGTGGGGGAATGGAGGGCTTAATTACAGCACGAGCTCTGGAAGTTCCAGTGCGTATATAGAATCTGGAAGCGGGAGCCTTGGAGGAAGTGGCTTTGGAAACAGTGGAGTTAATTGGGGTGCTTCTGGCATTTCAGCTCAAGGAGGAGGAGCTAATGTTTCTACCAACAGTGCAAATCTTGGGTATGGAGGTGGTGATAACAGCTTTGGTTTGGGAACAGGAGGGTATGGAAGAAACACCGGAAATAGTGCAGTTCCAACATCGTCCTATGCTGCTTCAAATGGTGGTTTCGATGGAGCCTTTGCAGACCTTTATGGTGGAGGTTCAGATTATGGTGACACCACTTGGCGATCATCAAATTCTGATCAAGATGGATCTGGTTCCTTTGGTTATGGGCTTGGTAATGCAACTTCTGATGTTCCAGTTAAAACTTCTCCTGGTTATGTTGGTGGTTATAGTGTTAATAAGAGACAGCCAAATAGAG GAATTGCTGCCTAG